Below is a genomic region from Macrobrachium rosenbergii isolate ZJJX-2024 chromosome 24, ASM4041242v1, whole genome shotgun sequence.
GAGATATAACCCGTGAGTTGAAATGGATTTATTCCATTAATCGTAGACTAACTGTAAGATTGTATATGGGATTTGGCCATTTTCTTTGTAGTGAATGAAGGATGTATAACCAATGAACATGTGCAAATTTCTAGATGTTATTGTCTATAAGTaccatgttttatatacatatatatccaaattGCTTAGAAAGAAGATGGTAGCCCCCAATTGACTTGGAGATCGAAATTAGGTATTTGGGAGcgataagaagaagaaatggacttGGCTTGATAAATGAGTGATGAGAGAAATTCGTAGGAATTGGTCAGGAATGTGTTTGATGGTTAATAAGTCAACTCAAACACAGAAGAGGCTGAATCAGTTGAGGAACCAGGAGTGCCGATGGAAGTTTTGAACGTTGCCaatgaaaaagtgtaaataaGGCTTTCATTTACTGGAATGGATGTAGATTCAAACCGCAGTTTAATGGAATTGAATTATTCctaaaattttaggaaaataagagaagaaaatttaGTGTTGTTACAAGTGATCTGGATTTATTGGAgacggtcagagagagagagagagagagagagaaataaaaaactgaaataaggtTGCAACTAAAAGGAGACTAAAAGGCATTccagaaatatacagtaaatgaagaCTGGAACACATTACTTTCGCAGCACCTTTGTATCCCATACATGACTCGCCCTGTCAGGCCAGCTACCTCTCAGACCTCTAGCTCCCCATCTCATGAACAATAGCTTTTTTCATGTCTCTCAGAGACTTCTGTAAAACCTGGTTGGATACTGTAACAGTAATCTTCGACTGTGGTTATATTCAAGAGATTAAGCCAACATCATTCGTTCAGGAGTAGTTTTAGAAGAATATATGCTCTTAAAATTGCTTCATATATCACATTCTGACTAAGGACCTGTTCAAAGATCAGTATCTACTTTATACCCTTTGACTCTAAACTGGCCTGCAGACTCCTGCAAGACTgctgtttacaaaataataacaaaggattTTGAGTGACAATTTCAcgttcagtaaaagaaaatgaacaacttTGTTAGACTGGCAGTTACAGACAGATCAGCAACATGACCTCAGTAACAAATTACTTTGTCATTCCATGTGTAGCAAATGATAAACTTCAGGAAGTTACTGAGATGGTCATGGCAGATTACGGACCTGCATCATAGGCATCAGCAGAAGACAACCATGGCATCAGCTGGTATCCCATTCTCCAACTGACTGAAGGCATGGAGAGGTGACATATGGTGTTAAAGTGGTCAAACTTCCTCCAGAATCATTAGATCTCCCTCTTCTTCCAATGGTCACTCATCACTTGGTCCATTTCATACACAGGCTAACTTTTTTCATCTCTATCTCAAGTTGAAGGTGGTACGTCATTTAGAAGGTTCAGCACTTTGGAGGATGCCAAGTGTAAATAACACTTTTCTGATgcataagatatataatatagatacgtCCGTTGGGTTACACAAGCTCAGGAAAGATTTTAGGTTGCTGATATAAAGGAATAGATCCTAACAGCCGTCCAGTCCACTGCTACAGAATTCAGAAGAGATGTCCCTTTGCACTTTACAACTTGCAGTGACGGAAGTTGGCATTAATAAAAGAATCAAGGATTTGGGCAATTTTGGCCCTCTTAAGTCCAAACGACTTTTAGTGAAATATGAGGTAGAATGCACTCTACAAGAATTTTGCCTGTCATCAACGAACTATCTTCAAGGGTTAAAATTTGGGTCCCAGTGTAAGACTCTTCCGGTATTAACATGGTCAGGACCATCCTTCCCTTAGAATGCTGTCAGAGAATCCTTCAAACCTCTGGCTCAAAGTGGATGAAAGCCCCTCGTTAACCTCAGTCAGTTCCAGCTCTCCCAGCGTTCAGCATTCTCAGTATCAACAGTAATGGACCACTTAAAATATTGAGCAAAAGCAAACCCTTTGATTAAGATGATGACAAATCCTCGTGATTTTGTGGACAATTGAAGTGAGTATTTTTATACCGTGAAATTTGTGACCAAATGATAATAGTAAGGACACTGCATTCATTGGTACGAGTTGATTTGTTCACTGTTGAATAGCCTTGGGGCTGGTATGCTCtctactgaatattttatattattattattcttattattattattattattattattattattattattattattattattatgaaaagtctTTTTGGGTGTATGAGATcaaattgtaataattttgtttatattcttttaggATTAAACACTTCCAGCAatggggaagagaaaggaaaataagatcatctctgaaaaaataaaaataaataaataatgcaaaaaaaaaaagataagtaatttCACTGGTCTTAAATCAACCCAAAAATAGGATATTATATATTCTACCAAATTAGCAATGGAACTGACGTGAACCCTAATGCGTAGGATATTTAATCGTCATAAAAAAAGCTTAGGATACGTTATGACATAGGATAATTTAGTAATGCGTTTGGTAATAGCGCAGGTACCCATATCATAGAGAAATGTTAGGGTGATATCCATATGTAAATTCAGAAGGTCATTTTGGGATACGAAACTAAATGTTTGCAgataaattttgtattcatgtttAAATGATGacgattgttttatttattcacctgtgtttattttttaaggcATTTGAATTGTTGATGAAGTTGTTAAGAATAGAATTAATTGATGATATTGTTTTTTAACATCtgtgaaacaaaaagcaaattattGTTACTGACTTCAGCGCACCTCTTCGCAAATACATTTATCTAAATGTTGATGATGAGTTTGGTATTCGTATTTAAATGATgaagattatcatttttattcatgtgtatttgttttttatagatATAGAAATTGCAGATGAAGTTGTTGATAACAGGATTAGCTAATGCTATTGTTTTTAATACcaatgaaatagaaagaaaatttttacctACTGTATCGTGGAGCCTCTTAGCAAAATACAATCGTCTGCGCTTAAATAGAAGAAATGTCCGTTTTCTGTAACAAAAACTACCTTCCAAGTTTTCTCTTTGTACCCGTTTTCTTTACGAAGAAGATAAACACGAATATATCTGAAACCCGACGGCAAACAGCGGGAAAATTCGGACGTTGCGTATTGATCAAAGGTACTCTCGAAATTTcccctcaaaaagaaaaaaaaaaaagattcctccGTAGAGAATGCTACCTGTTTGGGCCAGATGACCTGGACTGACCTCTGGTTCTCATGCTGGATGTCTGAGCGAGCGACGAGGTCTCTTCGGAGTTCCAGGATGTCTGTTGCAAGTGTCCGTGGCACACGTGTCTTTCCAAGGTCCCCTCAGCTCAGCCGCCTGTGTAGGTTCGTCCGGTGTCCGCCAGATGGCATGAGCGTGTCAGTGGGCGCTggaaactggaaactggaaagtCAGTCTTACGTTGTGATCAGTGGTATGGGTGATACGGAGTCGCTTATCCCGTGTGGTTTTACCGTCCTTTAGAAACCATTCGAGTGGATTACTTaccagaatgaaatgaaaacctcCTCTGAATGGCAAAGGTAAGAGGCGGGGGCGGCCACCCGCGTATTACCGCTGGACGGTAAAAAATGTgggtgtgtgcatgcgtgtgtgtgtgtgtgtatgtatgtatgtacacaagaGGGAGCCCATCAAAAACAGCTGACTAGTCCTCCAGCTGAACGATAATTAACCAGATGAGGCAGTAGGTCACAGGCCCTCGTTATATTCCCTCGATGACCACACCGTGCTGGGACTACACGCTGCCCAAAACTCTCTTTGACCCCCTCCGGGTCATTTTACGTCCCTGGAAGAGGTCATCGAGAtggcatgaatttttttttttttttttttccgttccgCAATTAAGAAGTGGGAACGGCCGTGTTTGCTTTTTAGGGAGGAGCCCCTCAGCCCTTATTGATGAACCTGGTGGGGAATCGAAAACGTGGTTTCTGTATTCGTCTATGGGTGAAAAAATATCTTAAGCTTAGGTAATATTacgaagaaaaatacattttcttataaCACGTAAATGTTactttaagaaaatgaataagctGGGAGTCTTTATGATGATTTTGTCTAACAGCCGTGCTTCCCAGATGCTGTTCACACAAATGCAGGcaattttatattcatctctGCTAATAGAGCTTGCTTACACGGCTCAATAAAATTGCAATTGAATAAATTTGAACAGATCCTTAACTTAGCCAAGCCGTATGTTTCAGAGATATATATTTCCGCAATATTACTTCTGTTTCGAATCCTTTCGTTATTATacggaataaataaatagatgttcAGATGTAAAAAGATGTTCAGTTGTATGTTCAGGTGCAGATATTAGCatgttttttacatatatatatatagtgatgatgTTTATATTAGAAATTTGCCATAACCTAAGAAATATTCGttgaatattgatatatatatatatatatatactgtatatatgtatatatatatatatatattatatatatatatatatatatatatatatatatatatatatatatatatatatatatatatatatagagagagagagagagagagagagagagagagagagagaaacgtgattTGCCCttgaatatataaagagaatgtAGGCATTAAAAGCATTCGCGTCTAAGCATAAGGAGGCGGCaggcataactctctctctctctctctctctctctctctctctctctctctctctctctcgtatcaccCTTGAAATCTTTGCTAAATAGGTAACAGGGATACGCAGAACTAATTCATAGGACAAAATACGTGTGGTTCTGAATTTGACcagtcaagtttctctctctctctctctctctctctctctctctctctctctctctctctctctctctctgtatcattaCCCTGCAAATGTTTGCACAGTAGATGACGTTTCGCGTCCTCGAAATGAATCAAAATCAATTTTAATAAGTCAGCATGAACTCGCTGTGTAATAACAGTGGCGAGTAAATGACCGCATTCTTTATTCCACATACGATGACACTCATTAATGAACATACTCTCTTAAGTAAAGCAACATGGACATGTGTACACATATGTTGCTCGCTATCTCCCGTGGCTGGTTGCTGGGGCATGGGGCTGAAGATAATTTGTATCGATCGGGGGACTTAATTATAGTAGTTGTTGGTGCTGAAATGGAACTCCCAGTTCTGCTTTGGGATTTGCCTGAGAGGtggaactataggtggaactatATTTGGAACTGTAGGTGGAACTATTAGtggaactataggtggaactgtattTGGAACTATAGGTTGAACTATAAGTGGAACTATATTTGGAACTACAGGTGGAACTGTATTtggaactataggtggaactgtattTTGAACTATAGGTTGAACTATAAGTGGAACTATATTTTGAACTACAGGTGGAACTATATGTGGAACCATAGGTGGAACTATAATTGTAACTATATGTGGAACTATACttagaactataggtggaactatATTTGGAACTACAGGGGAACCATATGTGGAACTATATTTGGAACTACAGGGGGAACTATATGTGGAACTATAGGTAGAAGTATATTATGATATCTGGTATTGTCGTATGGGTTAGATTGTAACGGAGGTGCGATAAATTTTTGCGGAAGGTAGATATTCATTTGGTCTTGTCATTTGCAGTTAGATAATGAATAgatgacatatactgtatatatataaatatatatatatatatatatatatatatatatatatatatatatatatatatatatatattggtatgaaTGTGTTGTCATAATACATCTGTAGACATATACGTGTACTtatcaggagatgaaccctatatatatatatggaagccgCCCACCACAGGAAACCgcaattgaaattcaagcttccagagaatatggtattcatttgacagaagtaacagaatatAATAGTAAATGGTATTCTTAGTACTTTATCAACTTTGTTGCATTCTTAGGCATGTACTATAACTAAGCTATGCTTGACCAAACTCGTTGGTCAGTCGAGTATAACCCACTAACAAATTCATTGACAGTTTTAAATTAGGGAAATTCTTACTCTTTTTCTTGTTCGTACAAACAACAGGGAATTATTCTTTCGTTATCATTGTCTATTAGTGAAGGATCCATATTTTCCAGCGGCTCTcgatgtataaaaattttaaaaagataaatattatttatagtaTGCTGATGATAAATATGGTTTTCACGGAAGGCATTGTAGGAAACGAAGTCatgtaatttcataaaaaaatctgaattatataaaaacaccTTTTTCTAGACGCCTTCGgtattagaaaaattaataagaagaaaagtatttactggcttttaatgataatttttttttatgaacggtATTATAAGAAACGAAgtcatgtaattttatatataaaaaagatcagAATTACGTATAAAAAAATCCCCTCTAATCTGCTTTTTCCGTGGTCTATCTCGCCAGATAGTATCATCGATAATTAAGAAATTGGCTTGGCGGGGGTAATGTACTGCATTCATTAGAATTCATTAGAACTTCTGGATGGCCGATAGAGAAGCTTTTTAAGACGCGAAggccatttgcattttttatgatataaattctTGGTGGCGTTTGTACATCCAGGCTTATGCACTGAAAGCTGCTTAACGAATTAGGATCATATTTACGtaagtttatatttgtatatatatatatatatatatatatatatatatatatatatatatatatatatatatatatatattagtggagtCCATTAACACGCGAGTTCTTTATCATGCATCACCACTGGTGGAAAGATAGGATggcgggtgtaggtcctgaccggtttcgattttatttGTAAGCCTACACCAAGCCTCTTATTCTGTCACCTACGTATAGTAATAtgatatgcatgtgtatatgtacatacatattacataattatatatatatatattatatataaataaataaatatacatacatatataatatatatatatatgtatgtatatatatacggaatgTAAAATGAACACTGCCCTGTAAACTGGAACccttatattaagaaaaaaatgttcctAGCTTAGAGTCGATTTTATAACCGTTGTAAATAAAGCATGAAAATTCATACCAGTATTGAGAAACATGTTGAGCTCACCAAGTCTGTTCCTTATGATACGTTTCAGGGCGTTATTATTCTTACAGAATAATTCAGACGGTGATTTCAGGTCcgttttgcatttcataaaagCTGTCATTTGACATAACGTAGGTTGAATAAtgataagtttaaaattatattattcatacagaccatatattttaattcatttacatgGAGTCTGACCAGATTTTTCTGTCTCTTATAGATGTCGTCACTGGCAcgtgcgtgcgcacacacacacacacacacacacacatatatatatatatatatatatatatatatatatatatatatatatatatatatatatatatattgtatatatatgttatgaatttctgacacacataggtatcgaacccaagtctttcaaataTAAGGCAAGTGCGCTAccaattgaaagacatgggttcgatcccgatgtgagtcagaaatctatttctgttccaccctTGATTGCGTGTTGTTTAtctctaatatatacatatatattataaaagatatacactttatatatgtatatatatacatgtatacatgcatacatatatgtatgtatatatatatatatatatatatatatatatatatatatatatatatatatatatatatatatatatatgcaatatccCATCATGATGGCCCCAAGGAAGTTCCCGCATGCAAGCATACTGCATCAGATACTGTCCCAATTTACAGTGACGTCCGGGGACAGtgttttccccctcctccttttctgCGTTTTATAGATGATGTGTCTCGCCCACTGATGATTTTGCTTTCGGGAGAAATTCCCTTTTCTTGTTAGCAATACCTTGGCGCTCTTTTCCTCCTTACTCGTCTGAGCTGATATAAAACTTTAGAATCCAATTTCATCAGCATTCGGTTACACGGGGTGAAGGGACGTTTCTGAAATTCAGCgtgctgaaattattttttgtttttggggaaaATATTTTTGGGTGGGTTAATGGTTATACAGTAGTATTGTAAAGAGGTGTAGCTTGCTTGAAATTTTTTTGGACAGTTTAAAGGTTGAATAGACGTGTCGTAAAGTATATCTTAGAAAAATACAATGtgctgaaataattttgttttggtaaaatatttttgggtGGCTTAATGGctatataaaaatactctgaagTATCATAACTTgcgtaaaatatttttgtacagttTAAGGGTTGTATAAGCATGTCTAAACTatcataatttagaaaaaaatttgaaaaaccatCATCAGTTTTGTAGATaatattttgaattgaatttatGACTCTGTCAAAAACAGTGCTTTTGTCTTTTTGAGAAAATGTCTTCTCCAAACATTTTCATCAGGTTTCTAGATCATTTTCAGAACTTGATGCATGGGCCCTGTCACCCACATAATGCCGGTGTTTGTTTTAAGAAAAACTCTTCTCCAACTTTTCCCACACGAAACAATTTCTTCAACATAAAATAAGCAAGTCACTCTTGCTATTAGCTGTATGCCTTGAGGAGTAACAGCTCGTAGGTCTTACTAGAGGCTTAACTAGCCAGGGAGTTTTATTATCTCCATCTGGGACCCTTCCTTCTTGTCTGATTAGTTCTCCACTCTTAGAAGAGCCTCTACGTTCTTTCAGTACTCGTCTGGGGTGGAGTTAGATTAGAAAACTTTCGGCTTCTCTGTTAGACGGATCTTTCGCGAATCAATATGAAGTCTCTAAGTGACATACTTCATGTCTCTTGCCGTCTGACTTCTTACATACGTTCCATTCACCATTCCAATTGTTCATCATTCACCATTCCAATTGTTTATCGTTTACCATTCCAATTGTTTATCATTCACCATTCCAACTGTTCATCATTCACCATTCCAATTGTTCATCATGCACCATTCCAATTGTTTATCATTCACCATTCCAATTGTTTATCATTCACCATTCCAATTGTTCATCATTCACCATTCCAATTGTTTATCACTCACCATTCCAATTGTTTATCATTCACCATTCCAATTGTTTATCATTCACCGTTCCAATTTTTTATCGTTTACCATTCCAATTGTTTATCATTCACCATTCCAATTGTTTATCATTCACCATTCCAATTGTTTATCATTCACCATTCCAATCGTTTATCATTCACCATTCCAATTGTTTATCATTCACCATTCCAGTTGTTTATCGTTCACCATTCCAATTGTTTATCATCCACCATTCCAATTGTTTATCATTCACCATTCCAATTGTTTATCATTCACCATTCCAGTTGTTTATTTTCCACCTGTTCCTCAGTTCCGAGTCATAAAATCCTTTACTTTGTTGTGATTAAATCATTTATCCCTTAATTCTCCAGCCATTATGAGGTGAAATACAGCAAAGACGACCTTGTCTTTAAATTAAGATTTCATTTATGTTTCAATATTTGAATCACAACATCACCTTCCTTCACTTTCTAGATCTACGTTCTCTGTTTGTAGGAATAATGATTTATCCAAGGATATTTCCAGTATGTGTGGAATGATATCCACAAACTTGAAATATTCCGTCTCTTTTGCGTCTCTGTAACCGAGTAATTCACAAAATGAACCAGTTCcagagaatatatttatttaatattttattttacgtatcATTTTTTTGCCAGTGTATTTGACAGTCGGTTCATATCTCTTCCATTCAGGATAGagtgaaaaaatattagttttttatttctatgtagtGGAAGTTACTGCAAAGCTgatggtttattttttaaagtaatggcAGTTAGTCTATATTTTTATAGCACACGCAAACAGAATCACAGCTCTGAATTTTTATAACACATTCGTAATCGGATATGCAAAATCCCGACAGCTTCTAAAAAGATGGGGATCACgaataagttatatttttgtttttcactccACAACCggatttacatatttatttaggaACATTAGTTTAGATTAAATTTCCCCAGCCGCTGAATCCTAACCTGTTTTGGAAATCTTACCGTAAACAAAACTGACTGCTGGAACACACTTTCAACATTTATATGCTCTAGAAAAGTGATTATTAACTTTTACATCCCATGATTCCCGAGACTCTTCAAGATATTACCGTAAcccttataataataaattttggaaTGGTGAATCTTCTGAAAAGGTAAGTTGCACTCGCCAAACTGGTAAAAGCCCAACTGGCTAATCCAGatgtgtgaaaataaataatctcCCGAACCCTTTGTGACCCCCTGAGAAACCCCAAACGGACCCCCAGGTTAAAAACCCTGCTCTAGAACAGTGTTATTAACCAGGGGTATTTTATCCGAAATGGGTTGAGATTTAAACATGGTGGAGGGTAATTATATCTTACCTGAAAGCTTGACATTAATGCCAAAATACATACAAATGGTTCCTTTAGATGAAGATTACCAATCAAGAAAATAGCTAgagatgagttattttttataccaaataTGATGCATACAGGTGTGTGTGAATGCGCATATGCGTAGCCTaaactttcaacatttttgtCGTCTCTAGAAACACTGGGCCAGTTTCTGTCAAATTTACCGCAAAGTATCTTTGGGTGAAAAGATTCAAGTTTGTTTAATTGAAGGCCACGGTCCCCTCTAGCGGGAGTTAACTATTTGGTGAAAATACGGTTGGATCATTTAAAAGGCCTCTCAAGAATTAATGGCCAAAATTACCAAACTTTCCTAAAATCTTTCTTATATAGAATAGATTAAATTTTCTTCAGTCAGTCCCTAAGCCAAGATTGGACACATTAGGGAAGATTTTGAAAAATCTTCTGTAAAGAACTATATCGCTAGTTTGTCGAATTACAGTGCAATCATCCATATGTAGTGTGGAATCATATTCATGTAAACTATGGCCCCAAGCCAGACTTAGGCCGCTAAAAGTGTCTAAAATGTTACGAATCCTAGTTATACAAAGACATGAAAGTGGCTCAGTCGAGCTTTGTGGTTGATGGGCCTCTTGTCTTGCTTTTCAAGTTTGTATGGTGAGGTAAATCATTTGTCTAACCACGAAAAGTGACTTTTTTTgttgccgtgtgtgtgtgtgtgtgtaactcacAGACAGGTTGGAGACTGAGTAAAGTCTGAACACTCGAATTTCGACAGTGGTCCAACCTGCGTGTCCTACAAGAGTTTacctgaaatttataaaaatacactgCAGGTGTTTCGTTTTGTAAAATTCAGGTTCATTTTCAGAATCATATTGCCAATTTTAATCACTAAGTCACCAAAGATAATATGTAAGGGTTCCTTACCCTTTCAGAAACAGGAAAAACCTAAAAGCATGTGGCCAGTATCACAGTCTACATACCCCACTGCGATTCAAGTTCATATAATCGTGTTTAAAGTCTCAGTGGAGGGACCGAATTCTCATTAATGAAAATCAGCAACCGTGTAAAACTGGAGGCGAGGGAAAATGTCTTCATTGTAATTGCAAAATAAGAGTAATGCTTCTAATCTAATTCCATTAGAACTGGTTGCGTTCGCAGCAGCGGCGGATGCAACCAATGGCTTTCATTTCAATTGCTAATTTGCAGGAAATTTCCTCCACCATTCCGTGGACCGTGTAATCATACTGCAGTTCGTAGCTAAGTAGTTGATCTAATTACCTCTAGACTATAGTTGAGCAGCCTAATTTAGAGGAGTTATTTAAAAGTGGTTAAATCAGTTTATCTGGGCTTGGGGAACTGAAGCTGTTGGAGGTAAGAGATCCGGCACAGTAAAGTTCTATTGTGCTAATTGGTGCCTGGGTTTGTAGCTAGACTAGGCTAGTTGTGACTGAGTACGTTCATTGGCTCGTTCTATCTTGTCAGCTGAGCTTCTGAACGCGTCACAAAAGAGAATTTCTGTGGGAAACTCTCATTCTCTTTGGAAGGGGGCTAATAAGGAATTAGACAAAAGGATGGTCCTTGAAAACTGTCATAGCTGATACCAAAGGGGAAACTACTCGCAtgttttattagtatattttcttgcttttatttttcctgtggcttcagctaaaTTTGTTGTCAAATGCTATCAAGTAACATAGAAGCATTATACATAAGTCATGTAAACAGTTAAACAGTTCATAGCAAATGAAACAGGACGtttaaagaggtaaaaaaaactctgtaaattctttaggctttttttttttttatctccagtgGCTCAGTCAAGTTTGGGCGATCAAAAGATTTCCTGTAACGTCGTTACAAAAATATTTGCGAGGGAGAGGCTGAAAAGTGCTGGTCCGTTTCCCTGAGAATTTTGTCCTCGTTTCACGATtcctttcctgaatttttcccccGGGATTTAGGGAAGATCTCACCAATGCCGATTCTTCACTCGTTAACAAAAGTCctcccccgtaggggggcagtgccgccagtgcacctcatgcacctgtaggcattgcttaaggtcctTAGCAGCGTGctttaggtccctagctgcaaccccattcgtttcttttactgtacctcctttcatattctctttcacagtgcaactgtgaggttttcctcctgttacatctttcagacattttactgtcaatttccgtttcagcgctgactgacctcataggccgacgtgcttggcctttggcctaaattctatattcagttcaattcaattcaacaaaatTTCTCTGTGAAAGAAGCTGAAATCATTTATAGATTAATTAGTTTCCATTTGAGACCAAAAGTAGAAGATATGATGATAGTAATGagcggaaaagagagagatgttCCTATGAATATTGTCGTTCTCGCAAAGATAAGTAAGgtgataaaaatgactgaatttcacAAAATTACGGGTTTTGAGCATAAATGCACATCAGTTTTACTTACAGTAATGAGAAAACGTTCTCACTGTCAGTCTTTTGCAGTAACACGTTCACTGTGCCACCACTTGTTCTGGTCAATATCTGGATGGGGTGCCACCAAGAAAAGtcagatgattatatataatatatatgtatatatatatatatatatatatatatatatatatatatatatatatatatatatagtccacgttcttctctttttatattataattgttaCGGTAGatactgaaatattattgctatatttttcataaagcgagtaaaaaaaaaaaatggctgaaataTGCCCATAAAAAAATGTGTGTATGATTTGCTAAGATCTTTAATCCGGATATTCTCACAGAACTACGGTTtgttgcatgtatataaatatacatatatctaaatatacatatgcatgtatatacaaaatatatatatatatatatatatatatatatatatatatatatatatatatatatatatatatatatatatatatatatatatatatatatatatatatatatatataatatatatatatatacatcaacgcCTCATCTAAGCAAGTCACGTCAAATGGCCGAACCTCATGTCccatctcaactttttttttttatttgtgtttttctgtttttctttctcct
It encodes:
- the LOC136851810 gene encoding ribosomal biogenesis protein LAS1L-like — its product is MGYGQFGEHPKITIPSHETSQGSSKEEEEEKEEEEEEEAGLREEREEEEEKRECFVSSYFEPKTVAEVTASTVVFQEEEEEEEEEEEEEEEEEEEEEEEEEERKRDRIFQSIKEEQNMDTQVGPLSKFECSDFTQSPTCLDAKETEYFKFVDIIPHILEISLDKSLFLQTENVDLESEGSSKYSSTYGSPVVPNIVPPIVLSIVPHIVTIIVPPMVPHIVPPVVQNIVPLIVQPIVQNTVPPIVPNTVPPVVPNIVPLIVQPIVPNTVPPIVPLIVPPTVPNIVPPIVPPLRQIPKQNWEFHFSTNNYYN